Proteins from one Desulfovibrio intestinalis genomic window:
- a CDS encoding RNA recognition motif domain-containing protein, with translation MAISIYVGNLPWSATEDSVRDLFSAHGEALSVKLISDRETGRARGFGFVEMNEDDARNAIAALNGVEFEGRALRVNQAEEKRPAPRRW, from the coding sequence ATGGCTATTTCTATTTACGTCGGCAACCTGCCCTGGTCCGCTACCGAAGACAGCGTGCGCGATCTCTTTTCCGCTCACGGCGAAGCCCTTTCCGTTAAGCTTATTTCTGACCGCGAAACCGGCCGCGCCCGTGGCTTTGGCTTTGTGGAAATGAACGAAGACGACGCCCGCAACGCCATTGCCGCTCTGAACGGCGTGGAATTTGAAGGCCGCGCCCTGCGCGTGAATCAGGCCGAAGAAAAGCGTCCCGCGCCCCGCCGCTGGTAA